In Calonectris borealis chromosome 8, bCalBor7.hap1.2, whole genome shotgun sequence, the genomic stretch tttcatagaatcatagaacttctcaagttggaagggactcataaggatcattgagtccaaatCCCTGCTCTTTGCAGGACTACctgaaactaaaccatatgactatcGTCCAGACACGCCTTGAACtctggtgccgtgaccacttccctggggagcctgttcagGGACCCACCATTCTCAGTGAAGAACCCTTTCCTAACGTCCAACCTGAatttcccctgacgcagcttcatccCATTCCcttgtgtcctatcgctggtcaccagagagaggggATCAGCACCTGCCCTCCACTGGCCCCCTtaaggaagttgtagactgcgatgaggtcacccctcagcgatgaggtcgcccctcagccttctcttctccaagctgaacaagccaaatGATATCAGCCGCTCTTCGcaagtcttgcccttgaggcctTTCATCTTGGTTACCCTCccctggacacactctaatagtttgatgtccttaaTGTCATTCAGCAGCAATGTTATCAACTGGAATATAACACTGCATGAAACTCAAGTGAATGGAAAGGAAATGGCAGGCTAAAAGGACAAATATATGATTTAAGGCATCTGCAACAATGGTAGATGTCTGTCTGTAGCTCCTGTATTTCACAGTACTCCTGCATATCAAATGAATAGTGCAAGAACAGAAAAGATATACAGCATGGCCATGTAACCCTTTGGGGAGGATACTTAAAGGAAAGGAGGTCTAGAAAGAGGAAGCAGCTGGTACTTCAGTTTTGTTAACAGAATTAACGTTAACATACTTGAATTTCCATGTTCCTtcactttttaattgaaaatgccACCTAAGTCTCTGCCACTGTTGACCATTGACACTTGTAAATTGTAGTTGTCTAtctgagaaaaacaaagtttcaagTCCCTGTTatgggaagaaatgagaaaagcacTGCAATTCCTTCCCCCAGTAACGTTAGCAAAAAGCCCAGCCACTGGGTGTGAGCAttcctcagaaagaaaaattagataagaaactgcatttttattttcatcttaccTACAGGATAAGTGTCTTTGTACTTACTAATTTATTCTTGTTTCATAGCTTATTTTGCCACAGGTGCTACAAAACGTGTAAACTGCAAGATTAAGTTTTGTAACTGATATAATCTTCAGTAGGAAAAGCTATCTAATGGAGTATACAAAATCCCATTCATCAACAACTATTTGAAgttgtttcatattaaaaaaaaaaaaaatcatacaaacaAACCCAGGAACCCTCAACATAAGAATCCTTCCATTCAATTTGAGGCAGAACAAGTACTTACCATAAGCATCTTCATCTGGCTCTCCATTGCTAGCAGAGTAGTACTCTAATACTGTCCGGTACACACTGTAGCCTAGTTGCTTATACATATTTACTGCAACCTGATTTGATACTCTCACAAAGAGATCGACGAAAAATCCAccctttctttgaaaaaataaaaaccaaaaccacacagtaAGTAAGAGCAGGTGaatgtatttctaaataataatcCATAACTTGTAATCAGACCAAGAGCAGGTCTGATGATGTGGTAGCCTAATCAAACATCTTTCACACTGTAATAACAGTGGGCTAAAATAACCAAGGGGCAAATCCAGTATAggcagaaatttaattttatttttgtcacatGACCATTCTTTTACACCAGCCAGTGGGTTCAGAATTATAAACAGAAAGAATAGGACAAGCTAAACGCCCACATAAGCCTCATAtccataaaaaattatttaaaagaaaaaaaaaatccacattttagaTTGCATTGCCTTAGGGACTGCGTCCTTCAAAGAGCATGGCAGGGGGAGAGTGGTGGAATCAGTCACAAAATTCAGTTGCCTAACAGGAGACAGCCCTTCTCCTCACAAGGCAAATTTTTCAAAACATCATACTATTTTCTGACTTTACCAACTACAGTGGGGCTACCAGCATGAGTTGAGGACATTTCCCTGTGGGTTCGTTTGACactaaattaaattttctgcACAAGCAACCAAGCACGAGATAGAAAGTAAGCTGAGATACTGTCTGCCATACAAAATTTATTTAAGACTGTGCCTGCAGGAATCGCACAAAGCCCATAATTACTGAATAAGTATGTTGGAGGCCCTACGGGAAACAGTGTTGACGTTTCGTGCAGCTCTTTTCCTGTCAAGAAAAGGACCTTTTATACAGTAAATTGGAATTCAGGCTACTTCCTACTCATTCTGGCAAGTTAGCTTTCACAGAAACCCCGAGATCTTAAACTGCCAAGCAACATTTTTAATTCTTGTTCTCTAACTACGGGGAATTTCAGCGAATCAGAACACTACTCAAAGCAAAATTCTGGGTCTGTTTCATGCAAATCAAATATCTAAGATGTGGACAGGTGTGTGTAGAAAGATTACtttaaaagataaatttaaagaTAAGTATAGTGCTcacttttctgaaatttcttccaGTAGTTCCATCAATTTAGCAGCCAAACCCAGCCGTCGAAATTCTGGTGCAACAGAGAGAGCAGTAACATGTCCATGCCATTCTTCCCTAGCCACAGAGCCTTCCGCTTTACCCATTACTGTGAACATACAGAGCATCAGCGCAGTAGCACCTCTGGAATAACGCACCACCCAGAGCTATACATCTTTACAAAAGAACCAAGCAGTGTATAAACAAACATTGCCATGATTGTGGTAAAGGCTCAAACAGGGGTGTCTATGTTATCACTCAGTGATTCAGCAACCactaaaaatgtcattttgctCAAGGATTACAGTAGTTTCTTGActagtgtagaaaaaaaaaaagaaataattcttgcAAATTCATTGTTTGAGGCATGATTTCCAAATGCAAATTTTAAGAAATTCTCGTGAGTCTTTAACTGAGTGCAATTCAGGATCTGACTAAAATAATGGAGGAATGGCGTGTTAGAAGCCCAAAACTAACTCACCATCCTGGCAACTACTGGAGACT encodes the following:
- the NAA20 gene encoding N-alpha-acetyltransferase 20 isoform X1: MTTLRAFTCDDLFRFNNINLDPLTETYGIPFYLQYLAHWPEYFIVAEAPGGELMGYIMGKAEGSVAREEWHGHVTALSVAPEFRRLGLAAKLMELLEEISEKKGGFFVDLFVRVSNQVAVNMYKQLGYSVYRTVLEYYSASNGEPDEDAYDMRKALSRDTEKKSIIPLPHPVRPEDIE